Genomic DNA from Anaerobranca californiensis DSM 14826:
GTTAAGCTCCTCAGCGCCGATGGTACTTGGGGTTACCCCCTGGGAGAGTAGGTCGTCGCTAGGTAAATTAAGGAGTACTTCATTAAATTTAATGAAGTGCTCCTTTTTTTAATTAGTAAAAAATACCTAAAAAAATTATTTTTCTATGTTACAAATTACCTTTTAAGAATTACAAAAAATGACTTGTAATACTATATATTGTATTTTATAATATCTATAAACACTATATTTAGTGGTTTTTTTGTAGTTGTTTTTTTATTTAATACAATTTATAATTTGAGGTGAGTTTCCATGATGATTAGAATAGCTGGGATTATACCAGAGTCAGTTGTAGATGGACCTGGTGGAATAAGTTATACTATATTTGCCCAAGGATGTCTACATAACTGCCCTGGTTGTCATAATCCCGGTACCCATAGTCTTGATGGTGGTCAAGAAATTGATTGCTCCTTTATTTTAGACGATATTAAAAAATATCCTTTATCTAAAATAGTTACCTTCAGTGGTGGTGAACCTTTTTTACAATCTGAAGGGTTTTCTTATCTAGCCCAACATTTTAAAAAAAATGGTTACAAGATCGTTGTTTATACAGGTTTTTTATATGAAGATTTGATTAAAGATAGAAATAAATTTCAGTTATTAAAAGAGATAGATTTATTAATAGATGGTCCTTATATTGAGAAGTTAAAGGATATTGATTTGCCCTTTAGAGGGTCTAAAAATCAAAGAATTATCAATGTCCCAAAATCTTTATTAGAAGGTAAAGTTTGTTTAGAAGAAATTAATTAATATATAAATATGTAAAGGAGAGGTATAATGTATAATAATTCAAATGCAATTGACCTTGTTTTTCCAACAAAAGTAATTAAAAGGGATGGTCGCTTACAAGATT
This window encodes:
- the nrdG gene encoding anaerobic ribonucleoside-triphosphate reductase activating protein yields the protein MMIRIAGIIPESVVDGPGGISYTIFAQGCLHNCPGCHNPGTHSLDGGQEIDCSFILDDIKKYPLSKIVTFSGGEPFLQSEGFSYLAQHFKKNGYKIVVYTGFLYEDLIKDRNKFQLLKEIDLLIDGPYIEKLKDIDLPFRGSKNQRIINVPKSLLEGKVCLEEIN